AAGTCATCATCTGATGGCTTACGGGCTGATTGACTGACATCCCCATACCTGGTTCTGGCCCATGCCATGACATGGGTAAAGGATGACCCTTTGGCCCACCACTGTGTGCTCATCTACAGGGTTGTAGTCGAAACAGTAGTTGGTCTTTCCTTTGTTCTTCAGCtggcagaaacaaaacacacacagcacatcaatATAAGTTAATCTTATTAAGGAAAAtatcacaataaaatacatacaaTAAAACTTGTGTTTAATCATTAGCTCATTGTAAACCAGATGTGTTCTTACCATTCCAAACATGCCCGGCCGATCATGTGGAATGTGAATATCAGGGTAAACATTATCCAGATACCACCTGAAGTTTTTACAGCCCAGCTTCTCTTTAAGCTTCCTCCGCTCTGTCACATCTCCAAAGGCTTCCTAGAAACAAGAGATCCCAAATGACAGTGACTGCTCTGCCCTTAACATCCTAAAATTCCAAAGAACATTACTACAGTAATGAATGCATGACGAAGTTTATCCTTTGGCGGCATCCTGTATtcaaatgtgtgtaaacactcTCATGGCAGAGTTATGTATCCTTACACACAGTACTGAAATGGTATACAATAGCACCATAGTGACACAAACAGATCTGTTACCAGATAACCAGCTCTCACATACTGGTATGCATGCAAATGTTAAAAGcttatgtaaatacatttattcatgCACAGTTAAATGCACACAACATATTGCTCAAAGCTAGTTATTACAGTATAAGAACACTGCCCTCACTTTGACTTGTCAGTGAGCATATGCTCACCACACCTTCCCTGCTGGAAGAAGGGTGCAGCAGCACTATTGGATGATGAATGTTGGTGCTTTGCCCAAACACAGCTGTAATTGACACTTCGGTTTAGTTATCTGAGTGATTCCCACAGGAGGCAAACTTCACTAGGACCAGTATGGACAGCGAGGATCAGTGGAAGTTACTGTAGCATATCAGGCCATTAAGACTCACAGTGTTACAGTACAGGTGCCAAAGAGTAGTAAAGGCAAGAGCCCAAAGACAATCCATTATATGGATCAGTAAAGGGCCACGATACTAAAACCTAAAAGGAACAAACCTCTCTTTTACAATGTGGACAAGTGCCAACTAGTAAGCTTGGAACCACTTCAAGCAAATGGTAAAACAACCCATGCTTTATAGGTTTATTGCATAGGTTTCTACcagtaaatcaaacaaaaagaggagcagcagtgcTTGTTTGGAGGCTTTAGTCTGTTACCTTTTGGCAAACCTACCTCCTCTCAGGGAGATGAACGCCATCTGATCTGTGTTTAGAGAGCTTCTCCTCTTAACTACACTGTCACACACTGGcccatgcatgcacacacacaaaaggaagGGCACCCCATGGGTTAGCACTGCTCTCACCCTGTCAAGGACAGGTGGGTGACACCCGCTGGCACCAAGTGACACGGAAAGGTGGTAATCACACACCGGAATGCCCTGACAACCCTGTCACCTTGGGCGTCTGCCGCTCATGTATCCCAAGTGTCACTTAATCAGGGGAGCTTTTACACCACAGCAGGAGAGTActgtgtgtaagagtgtgtaGCTTGTCAGAGGAAAGAGTGCATGCGATTTTCTGCATACGTGTGTGGGAGTGAGAATGTGTTCATTGGTGAAATCAAGCGATAGTCCTGTGATGTACACATTACAATACTCCATAAAGACAATCCATTATTAAATGTCAATATAAAACCTAAATACATATAATAATTAGTCGTGGTTCTGTTTGATCCGATTATATTACACATAACAAACGCACACTCCCACCATCTGCATGGGCTCACCAGTCGTGCGTGGGGGTTTCGATGGTAGTACATCTCCTTGTATTCATCCATCCAGACCTCAGCCGCTCTCACGCTGTTTGCCAACGCTTTGCTGCGTGAGTAAGGGGCCTTTTTAGGGAACACATGACCCACGTGGGAGCATGGGTGGATCTCCAGGCTGCCCCCACATTGCCAAATCTGAGAGACATTAACAACACAACCACCACGAGGATTTGGTTAGCCTCACAGCCATGATTCAAATCAGCAATCACACAAAGCACAGCCTTGTTTTTGAGTAGCTTGGAAACAGAAAGTCTGTTTTGTTGTCAGAAAGAAATATTTTTGGTTTCTTTCCTATGGGGAATTGTGGTTGTTTTAGAGAGAAGACATTTAAATTCTTCCCTGCAATTAAAGCAACAAGCTCTCTGGCCCATTTTCACTTGTTAAGTTTATAATTCTTTCATTACTGTTTCCAGAGAGAATGTCACATGTTTGTTGGTAAAATGCAAACCAGACCTAGCAGCCTTGTTCTGTGTGGTGTGGACTGTGGTGTAGTCAATATAGTGACAGTGTGTACATCGACTCCATTATGTATAAAAAATAGGGGCCTGTAACCAGATATATGGATTGTATCAGCAGGAATATACAACTAATTTCATACCCTGAATGAGAATTCCAGGTTCTCTCCTCCCCACACCTCCATTCCCGTGTCATATGTCCCCAGATAATGGAAGTAGTTCTTGCTCACAGAAAACAAACCCCCTGCCATAGTGGGAGAcctaatgacaaaaacaatcaacaTGCATCTGATTAGTTCAGACTAGCTTGATGAGTTCAGTACAAACTGAGTGTAGTGGTACAAATATTGAAGCAGAGTGCTAAAGAAACCTGTGCACACACCTGATAACATCAGTGGGTGAGCGACGGCGTTTCTGTTCATACTCAGGAACAGCATGCCAGGTGAAAACCAACCGCCAATCAAACCCCCCGATTTGAGGTTCACCAGAGTTCCCCAAATACTGGAAGGTGTTCCAGTCTATCACATCAATGACAGGACACACCACAGCTGTCGGCTCCTCTTTGATCCTTGTGGAGAATAGAGGGAAAAGCTGGTGTGAGGAGAAAGCTGCAGTACAAAACAAGCAATTTGCTCATCTCAAATGtttctgtaaacattttgtgttgCACCTTGCTCAACAGACAGTCGAGTATTGAGCTACTGAGTGTGAGTCAGCTACATAAGGGTGCTCCTGAGAGAGATGTGTGACAGTTGGTCTAAGAGACAGTTTTTCTAAAGGCCACACCTTCACGCAGCACTCCAGGGGAAGAGAGCTTTCGGTTTCTGATGAGTGTTTTCTCACCTATGGAGCAGGGGCTCTAACCAGCCCTCATGGCACTCGCAGTGACAATCCAGGAACGTCAGCACATCACCCGTGGTAATGGAGGCTCCTAGCAACCGGGCACGCACCAGCCCCTCCCTCTTTGTAGCCCGGATCAGACGCACTTTCCTCAAACCAGCAATGTACTTCTCCAATGGCTCCTTTAGATGAACTACAATATTTagacaaacataataaatgtgtcATAATCTTTGTTAATTTAAGGTGGAGGCATCTTTAAACAATATATAAGCAATATATAAGCCACGATAACATCACTCTCTTGCGTATGTAACCAACGCTGGCACACAGGGAGTGGCAGACATTGCTTCATTTATAGGGTTAGGCTTCTAACACATTGGAACCACTCcctgcctcagctgctgtgaggCTGAGTACAAGAAAGTAAATACTGAGTTAGAGCTGTGCCCTTAAATTGTctgttagaaatataaaaatgaatacataCAAATGACCCTAAAATGACCATACACTGAAATACATTATTTTCatattcaaaaaaaaagaacatatctCTGGCATGATCTTGATCACCATAAGATATATAACACTAATAACCTATAAGAACTCCCTTGTTGTACAGCCTAGTTATTTACATCCTGTATTTCTTGTTTGACATTTCTATCTTCCAACCTGTCAGTCTACCGCTCCCTCTCTGCTCACGTGACAAACCAGTGTCCGCTcctcttctgtgtgtttatttatgtgcaCTTCTGACAACCTTTCTGCCACTTTATAACTGTCAATCTGCCACTCTGCCTGTCCCATCAGTCCGTCTGTGCATGTACCTTTGTCACTGTAGTCATCCACCAGCACCACCTCTTTCAGCAGGATGTCAGGGGAAGTCTCCAGCACACTGTGGACTGTCCTCAGCAGAGTGGACCAGGCTTCGTTGTAGAAGGCGATCACAACTGAAGTCGTGGGCAGGGACCTGTAGTCATACTTCAGCTCTTTGCAGCTGCGATTCCAAGAGGAAAAGTTATTCATTAAGGCGCAGAGATGGTACGACAATATCCTGAAGGCTGTGAAATAACCAATAAACAATTAAGATGAACATACTAAAACCAAACATGGCAACCAGACCTGCTGGTTGCACTTAATTTACCACTACAAAGCCTGCGGTGAATGCAGAAAAATGCTAAACATCCCTAAACTTCATCACAGAGTTTTTTTAGTGAAATAGTTGACATCACTCAAGTAGTCACTTACAGTGGGTTCCATCTCTCTGGCAGCCTACGATGTAGAGAGACTCTCTCACTGACATAAACGTTAATCTGGTGCTCTTTGAtactttcctcttcttttcttttctcctcctcattcAGATTCAGTTTCACAGCTCTCCCCATTTCACCCAGGGCATTTAAATCCAGGGGGGGCTTCTCGTAGACGGGCCTTTTAAGCTGCTCATTTTCCACCTCTCGCTCTCCGGGGGCTTCTCGACGATTTGTTGCGCTCACATCCCCAAAGTTGTGTCTAAAAAATATGAGATATCCCACCAAACTGGCACCGAAAATGAAAAACAGTACTCTGGGTCGGTTCCTTCTTCCGCATGTTGCCATCGTGTCGCTTCCTTGCGCTGTGCACAGTTAGTTGGAGGTCTCTCATGCCCTGAGGGGTTCTCCACTGGAACTACACTGGTGAAGTCACTACTCCAGTGTTAGCAGCCTCTCCCTGTTTCCATCTGAGTGCTTGAAGTTCATCATTCATAGTTTCAGGCAACGTTAGTGTTTTACAAGAGTTTACGTGGAGTTGCCTTTCATTGTGACtccacaactgtgtgtgtgttgttactcCTCTGGCTGAAcctcaaagtgtttttttccctcacggactcctcctccactctcttCAAAGGTGTGCTAGAGAAGCGTGAAAGGATTAACAAACGCGGATTAGATTAACAATTAGCTGTTAGGATTAGTTAGCTACCTTACCTGTAggagattaaaaacaaatctagGTCAAATCAAAAGCACAGCACGGttactttttgtatttttgccaGAGAATAACACGTAACACACAGAATCGCCTCGTCCTCAGCATTATACCGTCTGTACAGACATGTCTTTCTCTAAAATATGGTCTTACCTTAAAGTGTGGACAAACTTAAGGTTGCGTCAACTTGAGTTGAAGTTCACGTCAACTGTTAGCTTGTTAAGCTAGTCAAGCTAGCCATTACGTTTCCGGTTTAGAATATCAAATTAAAAGTCTGTGGCTTGCCTTTTAAACTACTCGAACAGTCAAATCCATAACGATAAAATACAGTAATATAATCCACCATTCATTTCAAAGGACAAATCAAAAAGCACAATTCGATGGTCAGATGCATGTTTTATGTGTCTATAGCATCAGGTGTAATTGTTACACAAATTATTGATCTGGTGTGCTAAATACTGAGTTACgtttacaaagaaaaaagtaCGACAAattcttttttcttcctgttttctggATTTGATGTGCCATAAGCCACTGCTACATATTAATCTTTAGTTTAACAATTTTCATGCTTTTAACTTGAAAGCATATCCGGTAGAAGGGGAACGTGGTTTAACTTTAGGGAAGAATTGTGGATGATCCCAAGTTCAGTGACAGGTAAATCTTTTAGGAGGCAAATAAAATGTCCTGAGATATTCCATcacatgtatatttttaaattaagtttTACAAACCCCCCAAAACAAGTCATATCTCTCAGGCGTGTCACCTACACACCCTGGTGAGTCATGTTTACATTCATTCAAGTGAACATATTGAAAAATATACTCTAGTtgcttgttatttttattattagaaTGTCCATAGTTAACCTTAAATCCAGTGATGTGAAACACCTTTTAGTGACCCAAGAACAAAACAGCACCCAAAATCATTAACCTCTGCAGTATTATTTCATAACTTGTCACTCAGTATGAAAC
This region of Parambassis ranga chromosome 2, fParRan2.1, whole genome shotgun sequence genomic DNA includes:
- the galnt12 gene encoding polypeptide N-acetylgalactosaminyltransferase 12, producing the protein MATCGRRNRPRVLFFIFGASLVGYLIFFRHNFGDVSATNRREAPGEREVENEQLKRPVYEKPPLDLNALGEMGRAVKLNLNEEEKRKEEESIKEHQINVYVSERVSLHRRLPERWNPLCKELKYDYRSLPTTSVVIAFYNEAWSTLLRTVHSVLETSPDILLKEVVLVDDYSDKVHLKEPLEKYIAGLRKVRLIRATKREGLVRARLLGASITTGDVLTFLDCHCECHEGWLEPLLHRIKEEPTAVVCPVIDVIDWNTFQYLGNSGEPQIGGFDWRLVFTWHAVPEYEQKRRRSPTDVIRSPTMAGGLFSVSKNYFHYLGTYDTGMEVWGGENLEFSFRIWQCGGSLEIHPCSHVGHVFPKKAPYSRSKALANSVRAAEVWMDEYKEMYYHRNPHARLEAFGDVTERRKLKEKLGCKNFRWYLDNVYPDIHIPHDRPGMFGMLKNKGKTNYCFDYNPVDEHTVVGQRVILYPCHGMGQNQFFEYSPDGEICYNTREPAGCVVGDNISTYLTVQLCRKREQPLPADQKFVLREDGTLYHVLSQKCVQAVDQTDNGTPAPSLQPCSDSPHQKWFFEERT